One stretch of Commensalibacter melissae DNA includes these proteins:
- a CDS encoding shikimate dehydrogenase, whose translation MNIITGKAKVAAVLGWPVEHSRSPLLHNFWLKRYGIDGVYIPLAVKPENFKKVIIGLSASGFKGCNITIPNKEIAFSCCDEVDEIARKIGSVNTLTFKNDGKIFGTSTDGAGFIESLRDHNIRIKNCNVLILGAGGAARSVISSLAHEKAKITIANRTNSRALQLAQDLGTGNVIAWDTWTSLLGQYDLLVNTTSLGMEGKESFDFDLSKAKSGLVVTDIVYVPRLTPLLKVAKEFNLKTIEGLGMLLHQARFGFREWFGVDPMVDSETIEYVAKTIRE comes from the coding sequence ATGAATATTATTACAGGAAAAGCTAAAGTTGCTGCGGTTCTTGGGTGGCCAGTTGAACATTCCCGATCTCCCCTGCTTCATAATTTTTGGTTGAAACGGTATGGAATTGACGGGGTTTACATTCCTCTGGCCGTTAAGCCTGAAAATTTCAAAAAAGTCATAATTGGCCTGTCAGCTTCGGGGTTTAAAGGATGCAATATAACCATCCCCAATAAAGAAATTGCCTTTTCTTGTTGTGATGAGGTTGATGAAATCGCGAGGAAAATAGGTTCAGTCAATACCTTGACTTTTAAAAATGACGGTAAGATATTTGGCACTTCTACAGATGGTGCTGGTTTTATAGAATCCCTTAGGGATCATAACATCAGAATTAAAAATTGTAACGTACTAATACTTGGAGCAGGTGGGGCTGCACGTTCGGTTATTTCATCGCTGGCCCATGAGAAAGCGAAGATTACAATAGCAAATCGCACAAATTCCAGGGCATTGCAGCTTGCTCAAGATCTTGGAACAGGTAATGTCATCGCATGGGATACCTGGACATCTTTATTGGGTCAATATGACTTACTGGTAAATACAACCTCTTTGGGAATGGAAGGGAAAGAAAGTTTTGATTTTGATCTATCCAAAGCAAAATCAGGTTTGGTTGTTACGGATATTGTCTATGTTCCTCGTTTAACCCCTCTGTTAAAAGTGGCAAAAGAATTCAATTTAAAGACCATTGAAGGATTGGGGATGCTGCTTCACCAAGCCCGTTTCGGTTTTCGCGAATGGTTTGGAGTGGATCCCATGGTTGATTCCGAGACAATCGAATATGTTGCCAAAACAATTAGAGAATAA
- a CDS encoding isocitrate/isopropylmalate dehydrogenase family protein, with product MSNQSLIPATLIPGDGIGPEIVGATIEILDAIQAPFKWDRQLAGMAGVDASGDPLPQSTIESIHKTGLVLKGPLTTPVGKGYRSINVTLRREFGLYANVRPTKTLIKGGRFDNIDIVVVRENLEGFYAAMENHIPVDNDLKAIATCAGYTSRKECRRIVKFAFDYAVQNNRKKVTLVHKANILKELCGLFLEEGRKVAKEYEGKIACEERIVDACSMELVIKPETYDVIVTTNLFGDILSDLTSGLTGGLGLAPGANIGEKAAMFEAVHGSAPDIAGKNCANPIAVLRAATLMLKHVKRDDLAKRIDKAIHKVVVEDKIRTRDLGGNVTTKEITAALKQAVA from the coding sequence ATGTCAAATCAATCTCTAATTCCAGCCACCCTTATCCCAGGCGATGGAATAGGTCCCGAAATTGTTGGTGCAACTATCGAAATTCTCGATGCCATTCAGGCACCATTCAAATGGGACAGACAACTTGCGGGCATGGCTGGCGTGGATGCATCAGGCGATCCATTACCTCAGTCAACAATCGAGAGTATTCACAAAACTGGCCTGGTATTGAAAGGACCCCTGACAACACCTGTAGGTAAAGGTTACCGTTCAATCAATGTTACCCTGCGCAGGGAATTCGGACTTTATGCAAATGTTCGTCCCACCAAAACTCTTATTAAGGGTGGCAGATTTGATAATATTGACATTGTTGTAGTACGTGAAAATCTCGAAGGTTTTTATGCTGCCATGGAAAATCATATCCCTGTTGATAATGATCTGAAAGCTATCGCTACATGTGCAGGTTACACCTCACGTAAAGAATGCCGGAGAATTGTTAAATTTGCCTTTGATTATGCAGTGCAAAACAATCGTAAAAAGGTTACACTTGTTCACAAGGCCAATATTCTTAAAGAATTATGCGGTCTGTTTCTTGAAGAGGGTCGCAAGGTTGCCAAGGAATACGAAGGCAAAATTGCCTGTGAGGAACGTATTGTTGATGCCTGTTCAATGGAACTGGTTATAAAACCCGAAACCTACGATGTAATCGTTACAACCAATCTCTTCGGGGATATTCTATCAGACCTGACATCAGGTTTAACAGGTGGACTGGGTCTTGCACCGGGCGCTAATATCGGTGAAAAAGCGGCAATGTTTGAGGCTGTTCATGGTTCCGCTCCAGATATAGCAGGTAAAAACTGCGCCAATCCTATCGCTGTGTTGAGAGCCGCAACATTAATGCTGAAACATGTTAAACGTGATGATCTTGCAAAAAGAATTGATAAGGCAATTCATAAGGTTGTTGTCGAGGATAAAATCAGAACCCGTGACCTGGGAGGTAATGTAACGACAAAAGAAATTACGGCGGCATTAAAACAAGCTGTAGCTTAA
- a CDS encoding N-formylglutamate amidohydrolase, which yields MFYNSKSSSILSVNDPDPVNMINRHSISPFLIICDHAGKFIPEKLNNLGLESNDLERHIAFDIGIKGVGKKLAKKLNATLILQNYSRLVIDCNRNPNHENLIIEISDKTIIKGNLDLSDEEKKSRVSSIYNSYHACIEQDIERRQNAQILTCLIALHSFTPQMDNIERPWHAGILHDRYPEFGLIFKKYLERYYEFPIGDNEPYRLNEKNDYSVPCHAFGRKLPYLELEIRQDLIRSEIQQREWADRLSYLLPLTLQEYGKR from the coding sequence ATGTTTTACAATTCAAAATCATCCAGTATTTTATCAGTCAATGATCCTGATCCTGTGAATATGATAAACCGACATTCGATTTCACCCTTTTTGATTATTTGTGATCATGCAGGGAAATTTATTCCTGAAAAACTAAATAACCTTGGATTGGAGTCAAATGATCTTGAGCGACATATTGCTTTTGATATTGGAATAAAAGGGGTAGGGAAAAAACTTGCAAAAAAATTAAATGCCACGTTAATTCTTCAAAACTATTCAAGACTTGTCATTGATTGCAACAGAAATCCAAATCATGAAAACCTGATTATTGAAATTAGCGATAAAACAATTATAAAAGGTAATCTTGATTTGTCTGACGAGGAAAAAAAATCACGTGTTTCATCAATTTACAATTCCTATCATGCTTGTATTGAACAGGATATTGAACGTCGACAAAATGCGCAGATTTTAACCTGTTTAATAGCGCTGCACAGTTTTACACCTCAAATGGATAATATTGAAAGACCTTGGCATGCGGGTATTTTGCATGATCGTTATCCGGAATTCGGATTAATATTCAAAAAATATCTTGAGCGATATTATGAATTTCCAATTGGAGATAATGAACCCTATCGATTAAATGAGAAGAATGATTATTCTGTACCTTGTCATGCATTTGGAAGAAAATTGCCATATTTGGAACTGGAGATTCGACAGGATTTAATAAGATCGGAAATTCAGCAAAGGGAATGGGCGGATCGTCTGTCTTACTTATTGCCACTGACTTTACAGGAATACGGAAAACGATGA
- a CDS encoding HoxN/HupN/NixA family nickel/cobalt transporter — MRISPKRPIKSVISIYFFLILANTLAWIWALKSFYQSPLLLNTAFLAWVFGLRHAVDADHIAAIDNVVRQFTQHKKPSLATGLWFALGHSSIVILFCLLVAVFANRFKTQIDEFQLIGGTLATLVSGSFLLIIAFINFFIFLKIWKIFKDFRANKSYSIEDMDNILASRGFLSRILKPAFRMVSKEWHMLPLGFLFGLGFDTATEIGLLGIAAIQAAKGMATWDIMVFPLLFTCGMTLIDTTDSIVMTGAYNWAFKEPLRKLWYNLTMTGLSIFIATVIGGIEILGLLQEKFKLSGFFWDQVQELQENLGSAGFIIISIFILCWISSFTIFHKFRKAT; from the coding sequence ATGCGAATTTCTCCTAAACGTCCGATAAAATCAGTCATTTCCATTTATTTTTTCTTGATACTTGCAAATACACTTGCATGGATTTGGGCCCTGAAATCATTTTACCAATCACCACTTCTTCTCAACACAGCGTTTTTGGCTTGGGTATTCGGTTTACGTCATGCAGTGGATGCAGACCACATTGCTGCCATTGATAATGTTGTCAGACAATTTACCCAACATAAAAAACCTTCCCTTGCCACTGGATTATGGTTTGCTCTTGGTCATTCAAGTATAGTTATTCTTTTTTGTCTGCTCGTTGCAGTTTTTGCCAATCGGTTCAAAACACAAATTGATGAATTCCAATTAATTGGTGGCACCCTAGCGACTTTGGTATCCGGCAGTTTCTTGTTGATCATAGCATTTATCAATTTTTTTATATTTTTGAAAATTTGGAAAATATTCAAAGATTTTCGTGCAAATAAATCCTATTCAATCGAGGATATGGATAATATACTCGCTTCAAGAGGATTTTTATCGAGAATTTTAAAACCCGCCTTTCGCATGGTGTCCAAGGAATGGCATATGTTACCATTGGGTTTTCTTTTCGGTTTGGGATTCGATACCGCAACCGAGATCGGTTTATTGGGAATTGCCGCCATACAGGCAGCTAAAGGCATGGCCACGTGGGATATTATGGTTTTTCCGCTTTTATTTACTTGCGGAATGACCTTGATTGACACTACAGACAGTATTGTTATGACAGGTGCCTATAATTGGGCATTTAAAGAACCACTAAGGAAATTATGGTACAATCTAACCATGACTGGCCTTTCAATCTTTATCGCAACAGTCATTGGTGGAATTGAAATTCTAGGGTTGTTACAGGAAAAATTCAAGCTTTCCGGATTTTTTTGGGATCAAGTTCAAGAATTACAAGAAAATCTAGGGTCTGCAGGTTTCATAATTATCAGTATATTTATACTCTGCTGGATCTCATCCTTTACAATATTTCATAAATTTAGGAAAGCTACCTAA
- a CDS encoding 50S ribosomal protein L11 methyltransferase, translated as MTLKTKRHANALETISLIVPEKHIAIFEQALNTVCPTVGIFEENEDKNLWRLEGIKDTGYGDKELNSSITLAGGLTQFFPEIQKHSTETEGWLAKTYESFPAQKVGNMFIIRGTHLNDPITSSRVVLTLDAGVAFGSGEHGSTRGCLIALEKIAYKKPRKILDLGCGSGILAMAAAALFHKKVLAVDIEPWSVRAARENVKRNKLGNFVHCEVGNGWLTPSIRKQAPYDLVFANILARPLCKMARNLARNLQPEGIAILSGLLVSQTAMVLSAHQKQGLKLEDKVTQGHWATLILKKPREK; from the coding sequence ATGACATTAAAAACTAAACGGCATGCCAATGCGCTTGAAACCATTTCACTAATTGTTCCAGAAAAACATATTGCAATATTCGAACAGGCCCTGAACACGGTTTGCCCGACCGTAGGAATATTTGAGGAAAATGAAGACAAAAATCTTTGGCGATTGGAAGGAATCAAGGATACAGGCTATGGAGATAAAGAGCTTAACAGTTCAATTACGTTAGCAGGCGGCCTTACCCAGTTCTTTCCAGAAATCCAAAAACATTCCACTGAAACAGAAGGATGGCTTGCAAAAACATATGAATCTTTTCCTGCTCAAAAAGTGGGTAATATGTTCATTATTCGTGGCACGCATTTGAACGATCCAATCACTTCTTCACGTGTTGTTTTAACCCTTGATGCAGGTGTGGCTTTTGGATCTGGTGAACATGGTTCAACTCGTGGATGCCTAATTGCCCTTGAAAAGATCGCTTATAAAAAACCTCGTAAAATTCTTGATCTTGGATGTGGTTCAGGAATTTTGGCAATGGCTGCAGCTGCCTTATTCCACAAAAAGGTTCTGGCTGTTGATATTGAACCATGGTCCGTTCGAGCTGCCCGAGAAAATGTTAAAAGAAACAAACTGGGGAATTTCGTCCATTGTGAGGTTGGTAATGGTTGGCTGACACCTTCAATTCGAAAGCAAGCCCCATATGATCTTGTTTTTGCCAATATTCTTGCACGTCCCTTATGTAAAATGGCCAGAAATCTAGCCAGAAATTTACAACCTGAAGGTATAGCAATATTATCGGGTCTACTTGTATCCCAAACAGCAATGGTATTGTCCGCACATCAAAAACAGGGTCTGAAGCTTGAAGACAAAGTTACACAGGGACATTGGGCGACATTAATTCTTAAAAAACCGAGAGAAAAATGA
- a CDS encoding GNAT family N-acetyltransferase produces the protein MIQIRHALITDLNSILQIVNREIIYGTAFWMTKVRTYDEQLVWFENHEKEGFPIFVAVNEQQKILGFATYGHFRAYDGYKHTVEHSVYLIPEAQGQGLGKKLMKHLVNYASQNNVHVMVAAITANNQASIRLHEWFGFKHAGILPQTGIKFEKWLDLLFMYKIIN, from the coding sequence ATGATTCAAATCCGCCATGCATTAATTACGGATCTTAACAGTATCCTCCAGATCGTTAATCGAGAGATTATTTATGGAACGGCTTTCTGGATGACAAAAGTCCGCACCTATGATGAACAGCTAGTATGGTTCGAAAACCATGAAAAAGAGGGATTCCCGATTTTTGTTGCCGTCAATGAACAGCAAAAAATCCTCGGTTTTGCCACATATGGACATTTCAGGGCCTATGACGGGTATAAACATACTGTTGAGCATTCGGTTTATCTGATTCCGGAAGCCCAGGGTCAAGGACTTGGCAAAAAACTGATGAAGCATCTTGTGAATTATGCCTCCCAAAATAATGTACATGTCATGGTCGCTGCCATAACCGCCAATAACCAGGCCTCGATACGATTACATGAATGGTTCGGATTCAAACATGCAGGTATCTTACCGCAAACAGGAATAAAATTTGAAAAATGGCTGGATCTATTGTTCATGTACAAAATAATAAATTAA
- a CDS encoding ATP-dependent helicase, producing the protein MTQYLSQLNETQKKAVETTEGPILVLAGAGTGKTRVLTSRFAHILLSGKAYPNQILAVTFTNKASREMSERIASLINKPVEGLWLGSFHKICARMLRQNATLVGLTSNFTILDTDDQLRLIKQITPAYSIDTKRVSPQLILGIIQFWKDKGYSPDNLPNDEINKSGNSLIKTIYAHYQKRLREINACDFGDLMLHMFNIFSQHQHILEKYQRYFTYIMVDEYQDTNMIQYLWLKLLAQKNGQEANICCVGDDDQSIYSWRGADITNILRFERDFPGAKIIRLENNYRSTSSILGAASGLISFNSQRLGKTLHAANATVEGEKIKILSTYDSDEEARIICKNIIDFHKKEQQFGDMAILMRTSSQTRPFEECMIKLGIPYKIISGVRFYERAEIRDVIAYMRTVAQPSDDLAFERIINVPKRGIGKAALQKLHLLSRESNISLTMAAQQALNQGIIRGKVASELNQLILQLEMARSTNEKAGHLKAIDDLIHHCGYIEMWQQNKSVESDGRLENIRELFRAMSEFQSLYEFLEHISLIMDNDELSGDDKVNLMTLHAAKGLEFDTVFLPGWEEGLFPSQRTLDENGLNGLEEERRLAYVGITRARRNLVISYAANRQIYGNWQSAIPSRFIEELPNQFIVNPSIRINRNHSNPNYFDNLNFGKKQKGTRDTISFGNIFTPNKQRQNLPKSKNIPVGARVFHQKFGYGTVLKTEQNKLEINFDKTGIKNVIDSFVTETS; encoded by the coding sequence ATGACCCAATATCTAAGCCAACTTAACGAAACGCAAAAAAAAGCTGTTGAAACAACAGAAGGTCCTATTCTAGTGCTGGCTGGTGCCGGAACCGGTAAAACTCGTGTTTTAACATCACGTTTTGCCCATATTCTCCTTTCAGGAAAAGCGTATCCCAATCAGATTTTAGCGGTGACTTTTACCAATAAAGCTTCAAGAGAAATGAGCGAAAGAATTGCCAGCCTCATAAATAAACCAGTCGAGGGATTATGGTTGGGAAGTTTTCATAAAATATGTGCAAGGATGTTAAGGCAAAATGCTACACTTGTCGGATTAACCTCTAATTTCACCATTCTGGACACAGATGATCAATTACGCCTAATCAAGCAAATTACACCCGCTTATTCAATCGACACAAAAAGAGTATCCCCACAGTTAATTCTTGGTATAATCCAGTTCTGGAAAGACAAGGGTTACTCACCGGATAATTTGCCTAATGATGAAATAAATAAATCCGGAAATTCCCTAATCAAGACAATTTATGCCCATTATCAAAAACGCCTGCGGGAAATTAACGCATGTGATTTTGGCGATCTTATGCTGCACATGTTTAATATTTTTAGCCAGCATCAACATATCTTGGAAAAATATCAGCGTTATTTTACGTATATTATGGTTGATGAATATCAAGACACCAATATGATACAATATTTGTGGTTAAAATTATTAGCCCAAAAAAATGGACAAGAAGCCAATATTTGCTGTGTAGGAGATGACGATCAATCCATATATTCTTGGCGTGGGGCAGATATAACCAATATTTTGAGATTTGAAAGAGATTTTCCAGGAGCTAAAATTATCCGTTTAGAAAATAATTATCGTTCAACCTCTTCTATCCTTGGTGCCGCATCAGGCTTGATATCATTTAACTCGCAACGATTGGGAAAAACTCTTCACGCTGCCAATGCCACCGTTGAAGGGGAAAAAATCAAAATTCTCTCAACCTATGATTCCGATGAAGAGGCAAGAATCATTTGTAAAAATATTATTGATTTTCACAAAAAAGAACAACAATTTGGCGATATGGCAATCCTGATGCGCACCAGTTCCCAAACCCGTCCTTTTGAGGAATGCATGATTAAATTGGGAATACCCTATAAAATCATTAGCGGGGTAAGATTTTACGAACGTGCTGAAATACGCGATGTCATCGCTTACATGCGCACTGTCGCCCAGCCGTCTGATGATTTGGCATTTGAAAGAATCATTAATGTTCCGAAACGCGGAATTGGCAAAGCCGCCCTTCAGAAATTGCATCTGCTTTCCCGAGAGTCCAATATTTCCCTAACGATGGCAGCACAACAAGCATTAAATCAGGGAATAATCAGGGGTAAGGTAGCGAGTGAACTAAATCAACTGATACTTCAACTTGAAATGGCAAGATCCACGAATGAAAAAGCTGGTCATCTAAAGGCGATTGATGACCTGATTCATCATTGCGGCTATATTGAGATGTGGCAGCAAAACAAGTCTGTTGAATCAGACGGTAGACTTGAAAACATCAGGGAACTTTTCCGGGCGATGTCCGAGTTTCAATCTTTGTATGAATTCTTGGAACATATCTCTCTTATAATGGATAATGATGAACTGAGTGGAGATGACAAGGTCAATTTAATGACACTTCACGCCGCCAAGGGCCTTGAATTTGATACTGTTTTTTTGCCGGGATGGGAGGAAGGCCTTTTTCCCTCACAACGCACACTTGATGAAAATGGATTGAATGGCTTGGAAGAGGAAAGACGTTTGGCTTATGTTGGCATTACCCGTGCCAGGCGAAATCTGGTGATATCCTATGCCGCAAACCGCCAGATTTATGGAAACTGGCAATCAGCAATTCCCAGCCGTTTCATTGAAGAATTACCCAACCAGTTTATTGTAAATCCGTCAATCAGAATCAATAGAAACCATAGTAATCCAAATTATTTTGATAATTTGAATTTTGGAAAAAAACAGAAAGGAACCCGAGACACCATTTCTTTTGGAAATATTTTTACACCGAATAAACAACGTCAAAATTTGCCAAAATCTAAAAATATTCCTGTAGGTGCCCGTGTGTTTCATCAAAAATTCGGTTATGGAACTGTATTAAAGACTGAACAGAATAAACTTGAAATCAATTTCGATAAAACCGGAATTAAAAACGTTATAGACAGCTTTGTGACGGAAACATCATGA
- a CDS encoding JAB domain-containing protein has translation MKSNDNRLNILMDHNSSLPSNYKGSKPFKNLDGRGHRNRMRSKILSRGTDVLEDYEILEMLLYSVILRKDTKPLAKQLINQHGSLGHVIKANTDRIDQIIYSERFTELIQFIQLVALRLCMSDLIVPTSFKRLNEMVVFLEKNFPKQDKINLKSLRIIYLNSQYNFIKEYFMVYPSKNSVATILKKAIENDATQIVLVHYVNEEITSDMKYQIEQFSKMLQSKVGFFDLNLSEHLFCVNHHYVSILK, from the coding sequence ATGAAATCAAATGATAACAGGTTGAACATATTAATGGATCATAATTCTTCTTTACCCTCGAATTATAAAGGAAGCAAACCTTTTAAAAATTTGGACGGTAGGGGGCATCGCAACCGTATGCGTTCAAAAATTTTATCCAGGGGAACAGATGTTCTCGAAGATTACGAGATCCTTGAAATGCTGTTATATTCAGTCATTCTCAGAAAAGATACAAAACCTTTGGCAAAACAATTGATTAATCAGCATGGTTCTTTGGGGCATGTTATTAAAGCAAATACAGATCGTATTGATCAGATCATATACAGTGAGAGATTTACTGAATTGATTCAATTCATTCAATTGGTGGCTTTGCGTCTATGCATGTCTGATTTAATTGTGCCAACAAGTTTTAAACGCTTGAATGAAATGGTTGTTTTTTTGGAAAAAAACTTTCCAAAACAGGATAAAATCAATCTTAAATCCTTGAGGATAATTTATTTAAACAGTCAATATAATTTCATTAAAGAATATTTTATGGTGTATCCATCAAAAAATTCTGTTGCGACTATACTAAAGAAAGCAATTGAAAATGATGCGACTCAAATTGTATTGGTACATTATGTTAATGAAGAAATAACTTCTGATATGAAATATCAGATTGAACAATTCTCCAAAATGTTGCAATCAAAGGTTGGTTTTTTTGATTTGAATCTCAGTGAACATTTATTTTGTGTTAATCATCATTATGTTAGTATATTAAAATAA
- a CDS encoding DoxX family protein, producing MAKCCKKIFKTLVGLGFAACGTSKVLGASIQEKRFSEMNWSQTNMKIVGGLEVAGASMLLCKKTSKLGALTLLAAATCMFAAGLKHKRKQDLALDGVGIFAALSLLRCKKN from the coding sequence ATGGCTAAATGTTGCAAAAAAATCTTTAAAACCCTTGTTGGTTTGGGATTTGCTGCATGTGGAACAAGCAAGGTTTTAGGCGCTAGCATCCAAGAAAAAAGATTTTCTGAAATGAATTGGTCTCAAACCAATATGAAAATAGTTGGTGGCCTTGAAGTTGCGGGGGCATCAATGCTTTTATGCAAAAAAACCTCTAAATTGGGCGCTCTTACCCTATTGGCAGCTGCAACATGCATGTTTGCTGCAGGTCTGAAACATAAAAGAAAACAGGATCTCGCTCTTGATGGCGTTGGTATCTTTGCCGCTCTCTCGCTTTTACGGTGTAAAAAAAATTAA
- a CDS encoding aminopeptidase P family protein gives MQHTEKLSSLRSILKKDHLDGFIINRGDEFLNEYVAPYAERLAWLTGFTGSAGMAIVLPDNAAVFSDGRYILQMQQQLDQELWEYHHISHKSPLAWILDHNHLQKLKLGYDPRLMNQKNLESLQNNKIRLVPITDNPIDTLWLDQPSYPNQPIELHPLEFSGLSHHNKIEKLQKELLFNNEDAFIFCDPASTCWLLNIRGSDVPYSPIPLVFAILYRDHVCLYADQEQYSETLSDFLGHTVKLCSRNDIYSDLKKITSFVIGLDKNQTPIGFIQLLEKQEISIHYRTNPILLPKSCKNHVEQKGAINAHIRDGIAMCRFLFWLEKNGIDKSETVVAEKLNQFRIETGGKFYKEESFPAISATGSNGAIVHYQATKANHSIIRENQLYLIDSGGQYKDGTTDITRTIWMGKNFAPSSIREQATMVLKGHIALSSAIFPIGTTGSQLDVLARYALWQNGLNYDHGTGHGVGSYLSVHEGPCRISSQPFPISLKEGMILSNEPGYYLTGHHGIRLENLLLVCKAPYDNFLKFNPLTLVPFDWKIINSTLLTPQEKNWLNNYHKQITDLIYPHLNKNEQTWLMKMCTFI, from the coding sequence ATGCAACATACAGAAAAACTGTCTTCGCTTCGTTCCATACTAAAAAAAGATCATCTTGACGGATTTATAATCAATCGCGGGGATGAATTTCTCAATGAATATGTCGCCCCTTATGCCGAACGCCTTGCCTGGTTGACTGGATTTACGGGAAGTGCAGGCATGGCTATTGTATTACCGGATAATGCTGCTGTATTTTCAGATGGACGCTATATTCTTCAAATGCAACAACAGCTTGATCAAGAATTATGGGAATATCATCATATTTCCCATAAATCACCTCTTGCATGGATTTTAGATCACAATCATCTGCAAAAATTAAAATTAGGATATGACCCAAGATTAATGAATCAAAAAAACTTGGAATCACTACAAAATAATAAAATAAGACTTGTTCCAATAACTGATAATCCAATAGACACACTTTGGCTGGATCAACCAAGCTATCCTAATCAACCTATTGAACTTCATCCTCTGGAATTTTCTGGTTTATCACATCATAATAAAATCGAAAAATTGCAAAAAGAACTACTTTTCAACAATGAAGATGCTTTTATATTTTGTGATCCAGCCTCTACATGCTGGCTTCTTAATATTCGTGGTTCCGATGTTCCATATAGCCCTATCCCACTTGTTTTTGCAATTTTATATAGAGATCATGTATGTTTATACGCAGATCAGGAACAATATTCCGAAACACTGTCAGATTTTCTTGGTCACACTGTAAAATTATGTTCACGAAATGATATATATTCAGATTTAAAAAAAATCACATCTTTTGTCATAGGATTGGATAAAAATCAGACACCGATAGGATTTATTCAACTTCTCGAAAAACAAGAAATATCAATTCATTATCGTACAAATCCCATTCTGTTGCCCAAGTCATGCAAAAATCACGTTGAACAAAAAGGTGCCATAAATGCCCATATCAGGGATGGTATTGCAATGTGCCGTTTTTTATTCTGGCTTGAGAAAAATGGTATTGATAAATCTGAAACTGTAGTGGCAGAAAAACTCAACCAGTTCAGAATAGAAACCGGGGGAAAATTTTACAAAGAGGAGAGTTTTCCCGCAATCTCTGCCACCGGTTCCAACGGTGCGATTGTCCATTACCAAGCAACAAAAGCAAATCACTCAATTATAAGGGAAAATCAGCTTTACCTTATTGACAGTGGCGGGCAGTACAAAGACGGAACCACAGATATCACCCGCACCATTTGGATGGGAAAAAATTTTGCCCCCTCCTCAATTCGTGAACAGGCAACAATGGTTCTAAAAGGCCATATCGCACTTTCATCAGCCATTTTTCCAATTGGAACAACAGGGAGTCAACTTGACGTATTGGCACGTTACGCTTTATGGCAGAACGGTTTGAATTATGATCACGGAACTGGTCATGGTGTGGGAAGTTATCTTTCCGTACATGAAGGTCCCTGTCGAATATCATCACAACCCTTTCCTATTTCCCTAAAAGAAGGAATGATTCTTTCCAATGAACCAGGATATTATCTAACTGGACATCATGGTATCCGTCTTGAAAACCTTTTACTTGTTTGCAAGGCCCCTTATGATAACTTTTTGAAATTTAACCCCCTAACGCTTGTTCCTTTTGACTGGAAAATCATAAATTCAACTTTGTTAACCCCACAGGAAAAAAATTGGTTAAACAATTATCATAAACAAATTACCGATTTGATCTATCCTCATCTGAATAAAAACGAGCAAACATGGCTCATGAAAATGTGCACGTTCATTTGA